The window CAAGAGGAATAAAAGTTTCTTtaccaatacatttttttgtcTAAGCTAtataataatttctttcctttcatttataTTGCCTTTGTATTCATAATAGAAGGACAGGTCTATTAagtgcagaaataaatattttgagaagaCTTGCTCGGGAAGAAGAATAAGAGACACAAACACTGGGAAAGTCATCAACTTAAATGAATGTCATCTTCCCCTCTGAAATAAAGTAAAAGGCCAAAAGAAgtctttttaatcaatttttgctTAATTGAATTAATTTCATATTTAGGTTTTTCTGTCGTTAGTTGTATCATGGGTTGCAAAATTCTATGTAGCATAGGAACTATGTGAAAAATATAGTCCCTTTTTCATTAACAGGAACATTTACAAAAGAAACTTTTCTTtatgtttagttttaaaaaagaagaaaatatagttctggaagtaaaaaaaataaatccatatgACAAAGGCAATGGTTCCCAAATTATAGCTGGTTTCATTTTAATAGTTAGCAAGCCTTGTCATTTCTCCATAATGCATGTAATTATTGCGTTTACTGTCACAAAAGTGTCAATAGCAATATTACTGCTCATTTACATGTTATTCGTGTAGCACAACTCTTCATGGAAGGCTTAGTGTCATGCTGTCCTCTGTGTACTCCCCAGGTCCACAGTCAACATTTTAGTATCTACTCTGTATACTTCTAGAGGCTAACCTATAGGaacaacattatttttttttttcattttattttctctaatttgtAGGCACTAATCATTTCTTGAAAATATCTGAGATAAGAAAGAACTTCTGGAACTTTTCTTGAGTTGAGCAAATGGATCTGAAAAATGGATCTGTAGTGACTGAGTTTATTTTACAAGGATTTTCTGCAGGATGGGAACTTCAGATTGTCTTCTTCGTGACATTCTCCTTGATCTATGGGGCTACTGTGCTGGGAAACACTCTCATTATGGTCACAGTGACTTGCAGTTCCACCCTTCATTCTCCCATGTACTTCCTCCTCGGAAACCTCTCCTTTTTGGACATGTGTCTCTCCATGGTCACCACACCCAAGATGATCAGAGACTTGCTCACTGCACACAAGACCATCTCTATATGGGGGTGCATGGCTCAGATGTTCTTTATGCACCTGTTTGGAGGTGCTGAGGCGACTCTTCTGGTAGCCATGGCTTTTGACAGATATGTGGCCGTATGTAAACCCCTGCACTACAGGAAAATCATGAACCACAGGGTGCTGAATGGGTTTGTTATACTTTCATGGACAATCGGTTTTATACACACCATGAGTCAGATGGTATTAATGGTAAACCTGCCTTTCTGTGGCCCCCGCATCATAGACAATATATTTTGTGACCTTCCCCTTGTGATTAAGCTTGCGTGTGTGGAAACGTACACCCTGGAATTATTTGTCATTGCTGACAGTGGACTGTGGTCACTTATTTGTTTCCTACTCCTGCTTGTCTCCTACACTGTCATCCTGGCCACCGTGCAACGAAGATCATCTGGAGGCCTCTCCAAAGCCCTGTCCACACTGTCTGCCCACATCACTGTGGTCAGTCTGTTCTTTGGGCCATGTATCTTCATCTATGCCTGGCCTTTCAAGAGTTTTGCCAGCAATAAAGTCCTTGCTGTATTTTACACTGTTATCACACCCTTATTGAATCCTGTTATTTACACCTTGAGAAATCAGAAAATGCAAGTAGCCATGAGAAAGTTACAGTTCCAAAATGTTAGCTCCACATAgaatttttagattttagaatTGTATAAGTAATCCAGCTTTCAAATATAAGGCTAACATAATTTGAATACATTATATGTAatacatgcttttatttttttattttagaatcatAACTGGTGcagaaaaaattaatgataaaatgcTTTAAATTCACATTTAATGCTATTTTAACACATAATGATAGTTATCTGCAGCAAAATAGACACATAATGTCATTAAATACTTTATGATacagtcaatatttatttattagtgaagagataaatttaaaaatatgtagtggTACTATTAGAGATTATTTTAATATAGATTGCTAATGATTATCACTAACTTATACTACCATAAATGTGGTACCTTGAATAAATCATGATTAAAAGAATGCTAACAGCAAAGGCAAAAATTTAATTCCAACCTCTTGAACCATtgagataaagaataaaaataaataaatttgatagTATAGTTAATATAAGGTGACAGAGTGAATATAAAAtaccagaaaggaaaaagaaataatgga of the Muntiacus reevesi chromosome 7, mMunRee1.1, whole genome shotgun sequence genome contains:
- the LOC136172336 gene encoding olfactory receptor 4L1-like; protein product: MDLKNGSVVTEFILQGFSAGWELQIVFFVTFSLIYGATVLGNTLIMVTVTCSSTLHSPMYFLLGNLSFLDMCLSMVTTPKMIRDLLTAHKTISIWGCMAQMFFMHLFGGAEATLLVAMAFDRYVAVCKPLHYRKIMNHRVLNGFVILSWTIGFIHTMSQMVLMVNLPFCGPRIIDNIFCDLPLVIKLACVETYTLELFVIADSGLWSLICFLLLLVSYTVILATVQRRSSGGLSKALSTLSAHITVVSLFFGPCIFIYAWPFKSFASNKVLAVFYTVITPLLNPVIYTLRNQKMQVAMRKLQFQNVSST